The Arenicella chitinivorans genomic sequence AACCCAGCGGAAATTGATTGGGATGAGGCAGCGTTGGTGTCTGAACTCGGCATGCAGTTTATAAATCTTCCGGTTGCCGGCGCTGCTGGCGTCAACGAAGAGAATGCGCGTGAGCTTGCTCGCCTCATTGGTCAGCATGATGATGAGCCATTACTTGTTCATTGTGGCAGTGGCAATCGCGTCGGTGCATTGATGGCCACCGCCGCTAACAAGGTTGACCAGCAAGATGCAGAGACGTCAATCGCGATCGGAAAAAAGTGGGGAATGACAACCTTAGAGCCCAAAGTTCGTTGGCTTATCGAGTCTGAGTAATCAGGCTCGAGTTTTGCCGCTATTCGGTTTATTATTGTTGCCTATTGTGTACTCGTAAATAGTCTCGAACCCAACCGCTTCGCATGTTAGCTCACATCACAGATCGAACTCGCAAATCACAGCGCAATAGTCGCTGGATCGCGCAGTGGCTTGTGTTGTTGATGTTGGTCAACACGCTCGCAGCAGCCACACAATCAAGCACACCAACGCAAGTGCTGTTGTGCACCAGTCAGGGTTATCAATGGGTTTCAATTGAAGAGCAGGGCAGCTCTGAATCCAAGCAGAGCGTTTACCATTGTGCATTCTGCTTGTTCAACACGGATGTCGATCTGCCAATCGTCAATAGTGTATCCGACTGGTCTGGCCCGATTCTGGCGCACCAGTTTTTGCGCCAACCGAACGCGCACCATCTACTCTCGACCGATCGCGTCTATCGTCACCCGAACCGCGCACCACCTTATACCTGTTAATTTTTCAGACCTAATTCGTCGCTGTCATGGTTGCTCACACGCAGAATGCGGGTAAGCCTGATCTCGACAACAAAACTGATCGAACACCGTGCTGACAAAACCATGGTGGACAAATTAAGAGGAATCACATTATGCGTCATACTACTGCGCTGATCGGGTTGGCTTGCTTGGGCATGCCACATACATGCTTACACGCTGACGAATCACCGATTGAGGAAGTAATCGTCATTGAAAAATACGCCAAACGCGCGATTTACTTGGAAGACGCGTTGTCAGTCTCACCGGATACCGCGCAATTATTGAAAGAGGTACCGGGTGGCAACGTGAATGGCAACGGCCCACTCACAGGAATACCTCAGTATCGCGGAATGTACGGCCCGCGAATTGGTATAACCGTGAACGGTGCAACGATCGCGCCGGCAGGCCCAAACTGGATGGATCCACCACTATCCTACGCGGCACCATCGCAACTGGTTTCACTTGAGGTGTATCGTGGAATTGCACCGGTCAGTGTGATGCCGGAGTCGATTGGTGGTGCCATCGTGAGCAATACTAAGCTCGGCGATTTCACTCACACGCTTGACTGGCAGAGCACCGGTCGTGTGTCATTTTCGGGCCAAACGGTTAACGACGCATCGC encodes the following:
- a CDS encoding DUF2946 family protein, coding for MLAHITDRTRKSQRNSRWIAQWLVLLMLVNTLAAATQSSTPTQVLLCTSQGYQWVSIEEQGSSESKQSVYHCAFCLFNTDVDLPIVNSVSDWSGPILAHQFLRQPNAHHLLSTDRVYRHPNRAPPYTC
- a CDS encoding fused DSP-PTPase phosphatase/NAD kinase-like protein produces the protein MINLHNARALSVAFATILTVLTGCTNHQTTTHESHPSEIAYPASIKHVENGMYSASQPSQSDLRALKALGVKTVISLRNPAEIDWDEAALVSELGMQFINLPVAGAAGVNEENARELARLIGQHDDEPLLVHCGSGNRVGALMATAANKVDQQDAETSIAIGKKWGMTTLEPKVRWLIESE